tctcccccctctcctgtctctcccccccatctctatccctctcccgtctcttcccccccccccactccagtcTCTCCCCGCCCTCTCcggtctctcctccccctcttcggtcactctcccccccgccttctctcctccctctctcccgtctctcccccctctcctgtctctccccccatctctcttcctctcccgtCTCTCGCCCCCCCACtcctgtctctccccccccccactccggtctctcctcgccctctccgttctctccccccccttctctcccccttctctcccgtctctccccaccgtctctccccctcccgtctctcccgtctctccccccctctcccgtctctcccccctcccgtctctcccccctcctgtctctcccccctcccgtctctcacccctcccgtctctcccctcctctcccgtctctcccctcctctcccgcctctcccctcctctcccgtctctctcctcctctcctgtctctctcctcctctcccgtctctcccatctctcctccccatctctctccctctcccatccctcccccccctcccgtctctctcctcctctcccgtttctcccccctctcctgtctctccctcccatctctatccctctcccgtctcttcccctccccactccggtctcttctccccctctccggtctctccacccccccttctctcctccctctctcccgtctctccccactctcctgtttctccccactctcccatctcttctcccatccctcccccgtctctcctccccctctcccgtttctccccactctcctgtctccccccccatctctctccctctcccgtctctccccccccactcctgtctctcccccccccactccggtctctccccccccttctctcccccctctctcccgtctctccccaccgtctctccccctctcgtctttccccccctctcccgtctctccccccgtctctctcccgtctctcccccctctcccatctctcctccccatctctctccctctcccatccctcccccccctctcatgtctctctcctcctctcccgtttctcccccctctcctgtctctcccccccatctctatccctctcctgtctcttcccccccccccactccagtcTCTCCCCGCCCTCTCCggtctctccttcccctctccggtcactctcccccccgccttctctcctccctctctcccgtctctcccccctctcctgtctctccccccatctctcttcctctcccgtctctccccccccaactcctgtctctcccccccccccactccggtctctcctcgccctctccgttctctccccccccttctctcccccttctctcccgtctctcccccccgtctctccccctcccgtctctccccccctctcccgtctctcccccctcccgtctctcacccctcccgtctctcacccctcccgtctctcacccctcccgtctctcccccctcccgtctctcccgtctctcccctcctctcccgtctctctcctcctctcctgtctctctcctcctctcccgtctctcccatctctcctccccatctctctccctctcccatccctccccccatctcatgtctctctcctcctctcccgtttctcccccctctcctgtctctccccccatctctcttcctctcccgtctctccccccccactcctgtctctccccccccccactccggtctctcctcgccctctccgttctctccccccccttctctcccccttctctcccgtctctccccctcccgtctctccccccctctcccgtctctcccccctcccgtctctccccccccccgtctctcacccctcccgtctctcacccctcccgtctctcacccctcccgtctctcccctcctctcccgtctctcccctcctctcctgtctctctcctcctctcccgtctctcccatctctcctccccatctctctccctctcccatccctcccccccccgtctctctcctcctctctcgtttctcccccctctcctgtctctcccccccatctctatccctctcccgtctcttcccccccccccaatccagtTTCTCCCCGCCCTCTCcggtctctcctccccctctccggtcactctcccccccgccttctctcctccctctctcccgtctctcccccccctcccgtttctctcccctctcctgtctctccccccatctctcttcctctcccgtctctcccccccccactcctgtctctccaccccccccactccggtctctcctcgccctctccgttctctccccccccttctctcccccttctctcccgtctctccccaccgtctctccccctcccgtctctccccccctctcccgtctctcccccctcccgtctctcccccctcccgtctctcacccctcccgtctctcccctcctctcccgtctctcccctcctctcccgtctctcccctcctctcccgtctctctcctcctctcccgtctctctccacctctcccgtctctcccatctctcctccccatctctctccctctcccatccctcccccccctcccgtctctctcctcctctctcgtttctccccctctcctgtctctcccccccatctctatccctctcccgtctcttcccccgccccccactcCAGTCTCTCCCCGCCCTCTCcggtctctcctccccctctccggtcactctcccccccgccttctctcctccctctctcccgtctccccccccccccgtttctcccccctctcctgtctctccccccatctctcttcctctcccgtctctcccccccccactcctgtctctccccccccccactccggtctctcctcgccctctccggtctcttcccccccttctctcccccttctctcccgtctctccccaccgtctctccccctcccgtctctccccccctctcccgtctctcccccctcccgtctctcccccgtctctcacccctcccgtctctcacccctcccgtctctcacccctcccgtctctcccctcctctcccgtctctcccctcctctcccgtctctctcctcctctcctgtctctctccgcctctcccgtctctcccatctctcctccccatctctctccctctcccatccctccccccctctcccgtctctctcctcctctcccgttTCTCCCCCCTGTcctgtctctctcccccatctctatccctctcccatctcttcccccctccactccagtctcccccccccctccggtctctcctccccctctccggtctctccccccccctccctctctcacgtctctcctgtctctccccagtctcccatctcttctccccatctctctccctctcccgtctctctccccctctcccatctctctccccccctctcccgtttctccccccctcctgtctctccccccccactccggtccctcccaccccccttctcccccccatATCTCCCcactgtctctccccctctcgtctctcccccctctcccgtctctccccctcccgtctctccccccttcagtctctctcccccctcccgtctctctccccccttgtctctccccccgtctctccccccttgtctctccccccgtctctccccactTGTCTCTCCCCCTTGTCTCTCCCCCACTTGTCTCTCCCCCCCTTGTCTGTCCCCCCTCttgtctctccctcctctcttgtctctccctcctctcttgtctctccctcctctcttgtCTCTCCCCCCTCGCCTCTCCCCCCTCGCCTctccccccctcacctctcccccctcgcCTCTCCCCCCTTCGACTCTCCCCCTttcgtctctctccccctctcccatctctccccccatctctccccgtctctccccccctacagtctctccccgtctctccccccctccagtctctccccctctcgtctctctcttctctacccccctccccccgtctcttcCCCCTCCAGTCTCACCCCCTCCAGTCTCTCCCCCCCTTCCGTCTCTCCCCCCTTccgtctctccccctcttccatctctctccccccttctcccgtctcccccgtctctctccccctctccccctctcccgtctctccctctcccgtctctccccccctcctcctctccagtctctcccccctctccagtctctcccccctctcccgtctctcctcgccctctctggtctctcccccccctcttctctccccccgctctctcgtctctccccactgtctctccccctctcgtctctctccccctctcgtctctccacccccccccgtctctcccccctcccgtctctccccctcccgtctctccccctcccttctctcccccctcccttctctcctccctctctcccgtctctcccccccctcccgtttctcccccctctcctgtctctccccctctctcccgtctctccccaccgtctctcacccctcccgtctctcccctcctctcccgtctctcccctcctctcccgtctctctcctcctctcccgtctctctcctcctctcccgtctctcccatctctcctccccatctctctccctctcccatccctccccccctctcccgtctctctcctcctctcccgtttctcccccctctcctgtctctcccccccatctctatccctctcccgtttctcccccccccccactccagtcTCTCCCCGCCCTCTCcggtctctcctccccctctccggtcactctcccccccgccttctctcctccctctctcccgtctctcccccccctcccgtttctcccccctctcctgtctctcccccctctcccgtctctcccccccccactcctgtctctcccccccccccactcctgtctctccccccccccactccggtctctcctcgccctctccggtctctccccccccttctctcccgtctctccccaccgtctctccccctcccgtctctccccccctctcccgtctctccccctctcccgtctctcccccctcccgtctctcccccctcccgtctctcccccctcccgtctctcacccctcccgtctctcacccctcccgtctctcccctcctctcccgtctctcccctcctctcccgtctctcccctcctctcccgtctctctcctctcccgtctctcccatctctcctccccatctctctccctctcccatccctccccccctctcccgtctctctcctcctctcccgttTCTCCCCCCTGTcctgtctctctcccccatctctatccctctcccatctcttccccccccactccagtctccccccccccctccggtctctcctccccctctccggtctctccccccccctctctcacatctctcctgtctctccccagtctcccatctcttctccccatctctctccctctcccgtctctctccccctctcccgtctctctccccctctcccgtctctccccccctctcccgttTGTCCCCCTCTcctgtctctccccccccactccggtccctcccaccccccttctccccccccatctctccccactgtctctccccctctcgtctctcccccctctcccgtctctc
This Mobula hypostoma unplaced genomic scaffold, sMobHyp1.1 scaffold_67, whole genome shotgun sequence DNA region includes the following protein-coding sequences:
- the LOC134341438 gene encoding putative uncharacterized protein DDB_G0287191, with the protein product PPAFSPPSLPSPPPPVSPPSPPHLSPSPIPPPLPSLSS